A genomic window from Deltaproteobacteria bacterium includes:
- a CDS encoding zinc ribbon domain-containing protein: MPLYEFQCKGCGHEFEDLVLGSAKPVCPSCNGRQLERLLSVFSVNAAANDPVPAAGGCGSCGDPRGPGACSMN, encoded by the coding sequence ATGCCTCTTTATGAATTCCAGTGCAAGGGCTGCGGCCACGAGTTCGAGGATCTGGTCCTGGGCTCCGCCAAGCCCGTGTGCCCATCCTGCAACGGCCGGCAGCTCGAGCGGCTGCTCTCGGTGTTCTCCGTCAACGCGGCCGCGAATGACCCCGTGCCGGCGGCCGGGGGCTGCGGCTCCTGCGGCGACCCCAGGGGACCGGGAGCCTGTTCCATGAACTGA